Proteins from a genomic interval of Deltaproteobacteria bacterium:
- a CDS encoding YtxH domain-containing protein, translating into MASKKQKKNQSKSKDFLNFRIKEINSIMSRLEQEVEDIFKKLVQKGEKSSKGLRKNFDDILGKVKKLGIYTKAQEKTEDFEKEIRRLADDIVEKVKGLEIKPGNFNAKRIIKDARKGIEGFVQVVEKSDLVSVARHKAQDTKNGILSVLKIPSQKEVEKLEGRIKNLERRIQNLSQKAA; encoded by the coding sequence ATGGCGAGTAAGAAACAGAAAAAAAATCAGTCCAAATCAAAAGATTTCCTTAATTTTCGAATCAAGGAAATTAATTCCATTATGAGTCGACTTGAACAGGAAGTGGAGGACATCTTCAAAAAGCTTGTTCAAAAAGGAGAGAAGTCCAGCAAGGGTCTCCGTAAGAATTTTGATGATATTTTAGGTAAGGTAAAGAAGCTTGGAATTTATACAAAGGCCCAAGAAAAAACTGAGGACTTTGAAAAAGAGATTCGCCGTTTGGCAGATGACATCGTGGAGAAGGTGAAAGGCCTGGAAATTAAGCCGGGTAACTTCAATGCAAAGCGTATTATTAAAGACGCCAGAAAAGGGATAGAAGGATTTGTTCAAGTGGTTGAAAAAAGTGACTTGGTTTCCGTGGCCCGTCATAAAGCCCAGGATACCAAAAATGGGATCCTTTCCGTGTTAAAAATTCCTTCTCAAAAAGAAGTGGAAAAATTAGAAGGCCGAATTAAAAATTTGGAGAGAAGAATTCAGAACCTTTCTCAAAAAGCAGCGTAG
- the recJ gene encoding single-stranded-DNA-specific exonuclease RecJ: MNPRKRWIFTPQDPKLIQQLSLDLKLSPLLIQILLNRGLSTAEDIQNYLNPELSKLADPFLMKDMAKAVQHIEDALEQKLKITVYGDYDVDGTTGATLLYLLLKDLGANVDVYIPHRVQEGYGLNFKALENLRDQKTDLVITVDNGISSVEEAKRAQELGLKLIIIDHHQVPPQIPMAMAVLNPKQSDCQYPYKELSGVGVAFQLAIALRAHLRKKSFFAFRTEPNLKKFLALVALGTIADVVPLTGQNRILVKAGLEVLSRSEEPGIVALKEVSQVKGKVSPVHVGYRLGPRLNAVGRLESAKLGFDLLVCQDRDEAQKLAQALDAANRERQQIEEQILEEAILKVQKELLPQKRKAILVFEPHWHIGVVGIVASRLAEKFCLPALVGCIEGDTVRCSARSIASLNLFEALGACKDQLLKFGGHHHAAGLTFKVQQATALQDNLDLFINEKLGEEDFIPRLKMDAKLQLSDIDEALMEQLSLLEPFGAGNPEPLFQLDEACVSSAQILQEKHLKILLKDGLRLVESIGFGMFQAYADLPQKISLAFQAQWNEWNGSRRIQLKLGDFPR, translated from the coding sequence GTGAATCCACGAAAACGTTGGATCTTTACTCCACAAGATCCAAAACTCATCCAACAACTTTCTTTGGATTTAAAGCTTTCTCCTTTACTCATTCAGATTCTGCTCAATCGCGGCTTGTCTACGGCAGAAGACATCCAGAATTATTTGAATCCAGAACTCTCAAAACTCGCGGATCCTTTTTTGATGAAAGACATGGCCAAGGCCGTGCAGCACATCGAAGATGCCCTGGAGCAGAAATTAAAAATAACGGTTTATGGCGATTACGATGTGGATGGAACCACCGGCGCCACTTTGCTCTATCTTTTACTCAAAGATTTAGGAGCAAACGTAGATGTTTATATTCCCCACCGGGTGCAAGAAGGTTATGGCCTCAATTTTAAGGCCCTTGAAAATTTGAGAGATCAAAAAACAGATCTGGTGATCACCGTCGACAACGGCATCAGCTCGGTAGAAGAGGCCAAAAGGGCTCAGGAGCTGGGATTAAAACTCATCATCATCGATCATCATCAGGTTCCCCCGCAAATCCCCATGGCCATGGCGGTGCTGAATCCCAAGCAAAGCGATTGCCAGTATCCTTACAAAGAGCTGTCGGGCGTGGGTGTGGCTTTTCAGTTGGCAATAGCGCTGCGGGCCCATCTGAGAAAAAAATCTTTTTTTGCATTCAGAACCGAACCGAATCTTAAAAAATTTCTGGCCTTGGTCGCGCTGGGAACCATTGCCGATGTGGTCCCTCTGACAGGACAGAATAGAATTTTGGTGAAGGCAGGACTTGAAGTGCTGAGCCGAAGCGAGGAGCCCGGCATTGTCGCCCTCAAAGAAGTGTCTCAGGTAAAAGGCAAGGTGAGCCCCGTCCACGTGGGCTACCGCTTGGGACCCAGACTGAATGCGGTGGGGCGTTTAGAATCCGCAAAATTGGGTTTCGATTTGTTGGTGTGTCAAGACAGGGATGAAGCACAAAAACTTGCTCAAGCTCTGGATGCTGCCAACCGCGAACGCCAACAAATCGAAGAACAAATACTGGAAGAAGCCATCCTAAAAGTGCAGAAAGAGCTTCTTCCGCAAAAACGAAAAGCGATTTTGGTTTTTGAACCCCATTGGCATATTGGAGTGGTGGGCATTGTGGCGAGTCGACTGGCGGAAAAATTCTGCTTACCTGCGCTTGTCGGCTGCATCGAGGGAGATACGGTACGTTGCTCGGCACGTTCTATCGCAAGCCTGAATTTGTTTGAGGCACTCGGCGCCTGTAAAGATCAGCTACTCAAGTTTGGCGGACATCATCATGCAGCAGGCCTCACTTTTAAAGTGCAACAGGCGACGGCCTTACAAGATAATCTGGATCTCTTCATTAATGAAAAATTAGGTGAAGAAGATTTTATCCCACGGCTTAAAATGGATGCAAAATTACAGCTGAGTGATATTGATGAAGCGTTGATGGAGCAACTCAGTTTATTGGAACCCTTTGGGGCGGGAAATCCAGAACCTCTTTTTCAATTGGACGAAGCCTGCGTGAGTTCTGCTCAAATCCTGCAAGAGAAACACCTTAAAATTTTACTGAAAGATGGGCTTCGTCTGGTTGAGAGCATTGGTTTTGGAATGTTCCAGGCTTATGCCGACCTCCCACAAAAAATCAGTTTGGCCTTTCAAGCCCAGTGGAATGAATGGAATGGAAGCCGTCGGATTCAGCTAAAATTAGGGGATTTTCCGCGTTGA
- the secF gene encoding protein translocase subunit SecF, producing the protein MKIVEKEIPFIQNQSFLLILSLILTMGSLLLMVYHGFNLGIDFKGGIKLQYKLSQSIESGKIQEALTKGTGEKILVQQVGQPSENLYAFELQTPKENIDTFSTKVTEVLKKEFQLETVTLIKEEAVGAKAGSEIFKKGQVSVIVAWILILIYIGFRFDFYFSPGAIVALLHDLLIVLGGFAITGREINLTVLAAFLTILGYSVNDTIIVYDRVRENAKKFKSLPIEDLVNQSINETLSRTIVTSLTMFFVVLVLFIMGSGDIKDFAFAMIIGVVTGTYSSIFIASPIYIFLKKHGHRFGMSA; encoded by the coding sequence ATGAAAATCGTCGAAAAAGAAATTCCCTTTATTCAAAACCAGTCTTTTCTTTTGATCTTATCCTTAATTCTGACCATGGGTTCTCTCTTGTTGATGGTTTATCATGGCTTTAATTTAGGTATCGATTTCAAAGGGGGTATCAAACTTCAATACAAATTAAGTCAAAGTATTGAATCGGGCAAAATTCAGGAGGCCTTAACAAAAGGCACGGGCGAAAAAATATTGGTGCAGCAGGTGGGTCAGCCGAGTGAAAATTTATACGCCTTTGAACTGCAAACCCCCAAAGAAAATATCGATACTTTTTCCACCAAAGTGACAGAGGTGTTGAAAAAGGAATTCCAGTTGGAAACGGTTACCTTGATTAAAGAAGAAGCCGTCGGAGCCAAGGCAGGATCCGAGATCTTTAAAAAAGGACAGGTGTCGGTAATCGTCGCCTGGATTTTGATCTTGATTTATATCGGGTTCCGTTTCGATTTTTATTTTTCTCCCGGAGCCATTGTGGCCTTGCTGCATGACCTGCTGATCGTTTTGGGCGGCTTTGCCATTACAGGCAGAGAGATCAACCTCACTGTGCTTGCAGCATTTCTGACCATCCTCGGTTATTCGGTCAACGACACCATCATCGTCTATGACCGTGTTCGAGAAAATGCCAAAAAGTTTAAATCTCTTCCCATCGAAGACCTGGTGAATCAAAGCATCAACGAAACCCTTTCTCGTACCATTGTGACTTCGCTGACCATGTTCTTCGTGGTGCTGGTCCTTTTCATCATGGGTAGCGGAGATATTAAAGATTTCGCTTTTGCGATGATCATCGGCGTCGTCACCGGGACTTATTCCTCCATCTTTATTGCCTCACCCATTTATATTTTCCTAAAGAAGCATGGACACCGTTTTGGGATGAGTGCGTGA
- the secD gene encoding protein translocase subunit SecD: protein MTSSWRNKIYLVLALILLSLYALMPSILGLQSRLEEAEAKGRVLKTWEKTLAWILPQKELNLGLDLRGGIYLELEVSVQEAVSNRLDLIASQTQRYLSSEKIPNVIIERVPKTDRIRALLPNEVALKKLSEYLSKNYSNSLVLQKESNELTYQSEQKDEASLQALVGSLNEKLAPLGALEIERSTGSDTFRVVLPNEAKREEIKQKIASDFKDLKEKNEPGKVVYKPSDAYLNTLHQDSVKQAVETIRNRIDRYGVAEPSIRKLGTNRIAVELPGVSDPARAISIVKQSGKLEFKLVDDSKMTSPQHPRANNEIQDLIAKARVEKKIPEGFSAESVNQINEALKGKISSDSEIAFELQTDPIKKKVVAGTPYVLKRKAEVTGDMLRGAQVSVGNEGPYVSLSFNPIGAKLFGELTAANAQKGFLAIILDGNVMSAPFIKVAIPNGEAQITLGAGDYNTQLQEAENLSLVLREGALPASLKEITKTIIGPSLGKNAIHEGLRAALIAALVVVAFMILYYKASGLIADVVLGVNVLLIMGVLAMFQATLTLPGIAGIALTMAMALDANIIIFERIREEIKSGKPIKIAVNAGFSNALTAVIDTHLTTFLSGIVLYQFGTGPIRGFAVTLMIGVVTTLLTAYWVTHLIYEYWIQKKNPETLSI from the coding sequence ATGACTTCTTCCTGGCGTAATAAAATTTATCTGGTTTTAGCCCTTATCCTTCTTTCTCTCTATGCCCTCATGCCCAGTATTTTAGGCCTGCAATCCCGCCTTGAAGAGGCAGAGGCCAAAGGTCGTGTCCTTAAAACCTGGGAAAAAACCTTGGCCTGGATCTTACCTCAAAAAGAACTCAACCTGGGTCTGGATCTTCGGGGAGGAATCTATCTGGAACTCGAGGTCTCGGTTCAAGAGGCCGTTTCTAATCGACTGGACCTGATAGCCAGTCAGACTCAGCGTTACCTGAGCTCCGAAAAAATCCCCAATGTCATTATAGAGCGCGTTCCCAAGACCGATCGTATTCGTGCCCTGCTTCCGAACGAAGTGGCGCTTAAAAAATTATCCGAATACCTTTCTAAAAATTATTCGAACTCTTTAGTTCTACAAAAGGAAAGTAACGAACTTACTTATCAAAGCGAACAAAAAGACGAAGCCAGTCTGCAGGCTCTAGTGGGCAGCTTAAATGAAAAATTAGCCCCCCTGGGAGCGCTCGAGATTGAAAGAAGCACAGGTTCCGATACTTTTCGGGTGGTCTTACCCAATGAGGCCAAACGAGAAGAAATAAAACAAAAAATTGCCAGCGATTTTAAAGATCTGAAAGAAAAGAATGAGCCTGGCAAAGTGGTTTATAAACCCAGTGACGCCTATTTGAATACGCTGCACCAAGATTCCGTGAAGCAGGCCGTGGAAACCATTCGAAACCGTATCGATCGTTATGGAGTTGCAGAGCCTTCTATCCGAAAGCTGGGGACCAATCGCATTGCCGTAGAATTGCCGGGGGTGAGCGATCCCGCTCGAGCCATTAGTATTGTCAAACAATCGGGTAAACTTGAATTTAAACTGGTGGATGATTCCAAAATGACTTCCCCTCAACATCCACGCGCAAACAATGAAATACAAGATCTGATTGCCAAGGCAAGGGTAGAGAAAAAAATTCCTGAAGGTTTTAGCGCTGAAAGTGTTAACCAGATTAATGAGGCCCTCAAAGGAAAAATTTCCTCCGATTCCGAGATTGCCTTTGAACTTCAAACCGATCCCATCAAAAAGAAGGTGGTTGCTGGAACCCCGTATGTCTTGAAACGAAAAGCCGAGGTGACAGGAGACATGCTACGCGGAGCACAAGTCAGTGTGGGAAACGAAGGGCCTTATGTCTCGCTGTCTTTTAATCCCATCGGTGCAAAACTGTTTGGGGAACTCACTGCAGCCAATGCCCAGAAAGGTTTTTTGGCGATTATCCTCGATGGGAATGTCATGTCCGCTCCCTTCATCAAGGTAGCTATTCCCAATGGAGAAGCACAAATTACCCTGGGGGCTGGCGATTATAATACCCAATTGCAGGAGGCCGAAAACCTTTCGCTGGTTTTAAGAGAAGGCGCCCTTCCGGCCTCGCTCAAAGAAATCACCAAAACGATTATCGGACCGAGTTTGGGTAAAAACGCGATTCACGAAGGTTTAAGGGCTGCGCTCATTGCGGCTTTGGTGGTCGTCGCCTTTATGATCCTCTATTATAAGGCCTCCGGACTCATTGCCGATGTCGTGCTGGGAGTGAACGTCCTGCTCATTATGGGAGTGCTCGCCATGTTCCAGGCCACGCTTACTCTGCCTGGTATTGCAGGAATTGCCCTTACGATGGCGATGGCCCTGGATGCGAACATTATTATTTTTGAACGTATTCGAGAGGAAATCAAATCGGGCAAACCTATTAAAATAGCCGTGAATGCAGGTTTTTCGAATGCCTTAACCGCCGTCATCGATACCCATCTGACCACCTTTCTATCAGGAATTGTACTCTATCAGTTCGGAACCGGCCCTATTCGTGGCTTTGCGGTGACCCTGATGATTGGAGTGGTGACGACTTTACTCACTGCTTATTGGGTGACGCATCTTATTTATGAATATTGGATTCAAAAAAAGAATCCTGAGACTTTGAGCATATAA
- the yajC gene encoding preprotein translocase subunit YajC, giving the protein MNPFISTAWAQGAGASPTASLSFFAPLGIVFLIFYFLVIRPQQKQQKDRQAMITALQKGDSVVTTSGIYAKIVETSDKIITLEIAPNVKIKCDRDAVSKKTE; this is encoded by the coding sequence ATGAATCCATTTATTTCTACCGCCTGGGCCCAAGGTGCAGGCGCATCACCCACCGCCAGCCTTAGTTTTTTTGCCCCGCTAGGCATAGTGTTTTTGATTTTTTATTTTCTGGTGATTCGTCCCCAGCAAAAACAGCAGAAAGACAGGCAGGCAATGATTACTGCCTTACAAAAAGGGGATTCTGTGGTGACCACCTCCGGAATTTACGCAAAAATTGTGGAGACCAGCGACAAAATAATCACTTTGGAAATTGCCCCCAATGTGAAAATTAAATGTGATCGTGACGCGGTATCTAAAAAAACTGAGTAA
- the tgt gene encoding tRNA guanosine(34) transglycosylase Tgt: MSFSFKLLKSSANTKARLGEIQTPRGLIPTPVFMPVGTYATVKAIRPDQLANELKPPIILGNTYHLYLRPGHKLVQKLGGLHHFMQWPGPILTDSGGFQVFSLAKFRKLKKEGVEFQSHLDGSTHLLSPELAIEIQESLGSNIMMVLDECLGFPVTEEQAQKSLDLTVDWAARCLMARKSDSALFAILQGGMYPHLRRQCFDRLQELSENASHLTPHTSRPFDGYAIGGVSVGEPMELAYKIAESCTEYLPPDKPRYLMGVGMPEDIVECIDRGIDMFDCIIPTRNARNGMLFTPEGSLYISNAEHKEDPRPIDENCKCYTCQNFSRAYLRHLMMGKEILSSILNSIHNLHYYLNLLVEIRLAIAEERFPEFKKDFFRKMIPSPLEGEG; encoded by the coding sequence ATGTCCTTTTCTTTCAAACTTCTCAAAAGTTCCGCAAACACTAAAGCCCGTTTGGGTGAAATTCAGACGCCTCGGGGACTCATCCCTACACCCGTATTTATGCCCGTCGGTACTTACGCGACGGTGAAGGCGATTCGTCCGGATCAATTGGCGAACGAACTGAAACCTCCTATCATTTTGGGAAATACCTATCACCTCTATCTCCGGCCCGGGCATAAGCTTGTTCAAAAACTGGGTGGTCTTCATCATTTCATGCAATGGCCGGGGCCTATTTTGACGGACAGCGGGGGCTTTCAGGTGTTTTCTTTAGCAAAGTTCCGGAAACTCAAAAAAGAGGGGGTGGAGTTTCAGTCGCATCTGGATGGATCGACGCATCTCTTAAGTCCGGAGTTAGCCATCGAAATTCAAGAATCCTTGGGCTCCAACATCATGATGGTATTGGATGAATGCCTGGGCTTTCCGGTCACCGAGGAACAGGCCCAGAAATCTTTGGATCTTACGGTGGATTGGGCTGCGCGTTGCTTGATGGCGAGAAAATCGGATTCTGCGTTGTTCGCAATCCTTCAAGGAGGGATGTATCCGCATCTCAGAAGACAATGTTTTGATCGGCTGCAGGAGCTGTCAGAAAACGCCTCACACCTCACACCTCACACCTCACGCCCTTTCGACGGCTACGCCATTGGCGGCGTTTCGGTGGGCGAACCCATGGAACTTGCTTACAAAATTGCAGAGAGCTGCACTGAATATCTTCCTCCCGATAAACCTCGTTACCTGATGGGAGTAGGGATGCCCGAAGATATCGTGGAATGCATCGACCGTGGCATCGACATGTTTGACTGCATCATCCCCACGCGCAATGCTCGAAATGGGATGTTGTTTACGCCCGAAGGATCACTCTATATCAGCAATGCCGAGCATAAGGAAGATCCTCGTCCCATCGACGAAAATTGCAAGTGCTATACCTGCCAGAATTTCAGTCGGGCTTACTTGAGACATTTAATGATGGGGAAGGAAATTCTCTCCTCCATACTAAATTCAATTCACAATTTACATTACTATCTCAATCTGTTAGTCGAAATCCGCCTCGCGATAGCCGAGGAGAGATTTCCAGAATTTAAGAAAGATTTTTTTAGAAAAATGATCCCCTCTCCCCTTGAGGGAGAGGGTTAG
- the queA gene encoding tRNA preQ1(34) S-adenosylmethionine ribosyltransferase-isomerase QueA, with product MLLKDFSFSYPPELVAQEPANPRDSSRLLVLDRSTQGISHSLFRDLPSFFKKGDLLILNNTKVLPARLWAQKETGGKLEVLIVAENQRGLCSAMIFPSKNIKAGQKIFFESKLGKIEAEIIQPEGKVKQLLFSSSVSVRELMLEQGAAPLPPYIKRAHPKAEDLHRYQTIFAQKEGAIAAPTASLHFTEAVLKELREKGVEIHFITLHVGMGTFEPVRVEKIEEHQMQTEYYEVPDSVAAAIQNAKQEGRPITAVGTTVVRSLESYYRNPSPLEGEGSMQATSLYITPGYKFQVIDRFLTNFHQPESTPLLLTSAFAGAEFLKKAYAEAIAQKYRLFSYGDCMWIG from the coding sequence ATTTTTCCTTCTCCTATCCTCCTGAGCTGGTAGCTCAAGAACCTGCGAACCCTCGCGATAGTTCGCGTCTTTTGGTTTTGGATAGAAGCACACAAGGTATTTCGCACTCTCTATTTCGAGATCTTCCCTCGTTTTTCAAAAAAGGAGATCTGCTCATTCTGAACAACACCAAGGTCTTGCCCGCTCGACTTTGGGCCCAAAAAGAGACAGGCGGAAAATTAGAGGTCTTGATCGTGGCTGAAAATCAAAGGGGCCTTTGCTCGGCGATGATCTTCCCTTCCAAAAATATAAAAGCCGGGCAGAAGATTTTTTTTGAATCGAAATTGGGAAAGATCGAAGCCGAAATTATCCAACCCGAAGGAAAAGTAAAACAGCTTCTTTTTTCTTCTTCCGTTTCGGTGCGTGAGTTAATGCTCGAACAAGGGGCCGCACCTTTGCCCCCTTACATCAAGCGCGCGCATCCGAAAGCCGAAGATCTGCATCGCTATCAAACGATCTTTGCCCAAAAAGAAGGCGCCATCGCCGCACCCACTGCCAGTCTGCATTTTACAGAAGCGGTATTGAAGGAGTTAAGAGAAAAAGGAGTAGAAATCCATTTCATTACCCTGCATGTGGGGATGGGAACCTTTGAGCCGGTTCGGGTAGAAAAGATTGAAGAGCATCAAATGCAGACGGAATATTACGAAGTACCAGATTCGGTTGCTGCAGCCATCCAGAACGCTAAACAGGAAGGTCGGCCCATCACGGCGGTGGGCACGACGGTGGTGAGGAGTCTGGAATCCTATTATAGAAATCCCTCGCCCCTTGAGGGAGAGGGGTCAATGCAAGCTACCTCTCTCTACATCACCCCCGGCTACAAATTCCAAGTCATCGATCGTTTCCTGACAAACTTTCATCAACCCGAATCCACTCCCTTACTACTCACCTCTGCTTTTGCGGGAGCTGAGTTTTTGAAAAAGGCCTATGCCGAAGCGATAGCCCAAAAATACCGTCTTTTTAGTTATGGGGATTGCATGTGGATTGGCTAA